A genomic segment from Amphiprion ocellaris isolate individual 3 ecotype Okinawa chromosome 17, ASM2253959v1, whole genome shotgun sequence encodes:
- the car15 gene encoding carbonic anhydrase 15, protein MILTAALLTFAVSYADSEDYCYNEAHCDPYAWGDAFPSCHPLLESHHSPIDLDHHMTRNDSLESLHLEGFDAIQTGHWTLKNDGHSVILQVGSGMAVSGGGLPDVYHTIQLHFHWGGPATNGSEHTVDKRRYPMEMHIVNMKSIHPNMSAALEDPTGLAVLGFFIDVVYAENVHFGHISQKLSSVAYKGQTAKVKPFPLMSLLPKHNMSQYYRYYGSLTTPPCSQVVVWTLYEVPIYISWSQLAQFTSQIFSTEEDAEQVTPLQNNFRHVHPTFSRVVSASKDAKLLKATAGRPLRSATSVLQIILLGSFISGL, encoded by the exons ATCCTTACGCTTGGGGAGACGCGTTCCCCTCATGCCACCCTTTACTTGAATCTCATCACTCTCCCATTGATCTGGACCATCACATGACCAGAAACGACTCTCTGGAGTCTCTACATCTGGAGGGCTTCGATGCAATCCAAACAGGCCACTGGACGCTCAAAAATGACGGGCACTCCG TTATACTGCAGGTTGGCAGCGGCATGGCGGTGAGCGGTGGAGGTCTGCCAGATGTGTACCACACCATCCAGCTGCATTTCCACTGGGGAGGCCCGGCCACCAACGGCTCCGAGCACACGGTGGACAAACGCAGATACCCAATGGAG ATGCACATCGTCAACATgaagtccatccatccaaacATGTCCGCAGCATTAGAAGATCCAACAGGACTCGCTGTTCTTGGATTCTTCATTGAC GTTGTTTATGCAGAAAATGTGCACTTTGGACACATATCACAGAAGCTCTCCTCTGTTGCTTACAAAG GCCAAACAGCTAAAGTCAAGCCATTTCCGCTGATGAGCCTCCTGCCGAAGCACAACATGAGTCAGTATTACCGATATTACGGCAGCCTCACCACTCCTCCATGTTCTCAAGTGGTGGTTTGGACTCTGTATGAAGTCCCCATCTACATCTCATGGTCCCAA CTGGCTCAGTTTACCTCACAGATCTTCTCCACAGAGGAGGACGCAGAGCAGGTGACGCCTCTGCAGAACAACTTCAGACACGTCCATCCCACCTTCAGTCGCGTCGTTTCGGCCTCCAAAGACGCCAAACTCCTCAAAGCGACGGCCGGTCGGCCCCTCAGGTCAGCCACGTCGGTGCTTCAAATAATTTTGCTGGGAAGCTTTATTTCTGGGCTTTAG